CGAGAAGTACGACTACGGGATCGACTTCAGCCGCATCGACGCGATCGACATGCACGCCCACGTGGAGATCGACAGCCACGGCCACAAGGCCTACGTCGACGAACTCGTCGAGGCGACGGAGAAGTACTTCAAGATGCCGCCCGGCGCGATCGCCGGCGTCGACGCGATCGCCGACCTGTACCGGCAACACAACACGGCCGCGGTGGTCTTCACTGTCGACGCGCGCACGGCGATGCGGCACGTCCCCAACTCGATCGAGGACCTGGTCGCGGGCGCGGCGCGCAACAACGACGTGCTGATCCCGTTCGGCAGCGTCGACCCGTGGCACGAGCGCCGCGCGGTGCACCGGGTGCACGAACTCGTGCGCGACTACGGGGTGAAGGGCTTCAAGTTCCATCCGAGCATGCAGGCCTTCGCACCCAACGACCGTCGCTTCTATCCGATCTACGAGGCCATCACCGAGGCGGGCGTGCCCGCGCTGTTCCACACCGGGCAGACCGGAATGGGGTCGGGTCTGCCGGGCGGGCATCGCATCAAGCTGCGCTACTCCGACCCGATGCTGCTCGACGACGTCGCTGCCGACTTCCCCGAGCTGACGATCGTGATGGCGCACCCGGCTGTGCCATGGGTGGATCCACAGATCGCGATCGCCACCCACAAGGCCAACGTCTACATCGACCTGTCGGGGTGGAGCCCGAAGTACTTCCCGCCGCAGTTGGTCCACGCGATGAGCCGTCAACTGCGGACCAAGGTGTTGTTCGGCACCGACTTCCCCTACATCCGGATCGACCGCTGGCGCCGCGACTTCGAGACACTCGGTGTCGACCCGGCCGTGGTGCCGCTGGTCTACAAGGAGAACGCGCTGCGGGTGCTCGGCATCACGCGATGACTTTTTCCGGCGGTGGTGGTCTGCACCGGTGACTGACCACACCCGGAGAAGGAGCTCCCCATGTCCGTCCGCACCATCACCCCCGTCGGCGCGCCGATCTGGATCGACCTGGCGTCCTCGGATGTCGAACGCTCACAAGCCTTTTACGGCGAGGTGTTCGGCTGGACGTTCGAGTCCTCTGGTCCCGAGTACGGCGGGTACATCACCGCGAGCAAAGACGGCAGGCCCGTCGCCGGCCTGATGGCCAACGACCCTCAGTGGAACAGCCCCGACGGCTGGACCACCTATTTCCACACCACCGACGTCAAGGCGACGCTGGACAGGGCCCTCGCCGCGGGCGCGGTCACCCGCGGGTCCGTCGAACCGATGGAGGTCAAGGACAAGGGCGTGATGGGCCTGATGGCCGATCCGACCGGGGCCTTCTTCGGCCTGTGGCAGCCGACCGGGCACCGCGGGTTCGAACTCGTCAACGAGCACGGCGCACCGGTGTACTTCCAGTTGAGCACCCGCGGCTACACCGCGGCGCAGGACTTCTACTGCACGGTGTTCGGCTGGCAGCTCGAGACGGTGTCCGACACCGACGAATTCCGCTACAGCACAGCACTGTTCGGTGGCGAGGCGCTACTCGGGCTGATGGACGGCACCCGCGATCTGCCCGAGGGGGTGCCGTCGAACTGGTTCTTCTTCCTCGGCGCCGACGACGTGGACAAGAGCGTGCAGCAGATCCTCGATCACGGCGGCAGCGTGATCCGCGACGCCGAGGACACCCCCTATGGGCGGCTGGCCGCGGTCGCCGACCCGACGGGGGCCGCGTTCAACCTGTCCTCGCTGCAGTGACCGTCAGGCCGTCATGAGGTAGTCGGCCCGCCC
The window above is part of the Mycolicibacterium rutilum genome. Proteins encoded here:
- a CDS encoding amidohydrolase family protein encodes the protein MAAEKYDYGIDFSRIDAIDMHAHVEIDSHGHKAYVDELVEATEKYFKMPPGAIAGVDAIADLYRQHNTAAVVFTVDARTAMRHVPNSIEDLVAGAARNNDVLIPFGSVDPWHERRAVHRVHELVRDYGVKGFKFHPSMQAFAPNDRRFYPIYEAITEAGVPALFHTGQTGMGSGLPGGHRIKLRYSDPMLLDDVAADFPELTIVMAHPAVPWVDPQIAIATHKANVYIDLSGWSPKYFPPQLVHAMSRQLRTKVLFGTDFPYIRIDRWRRDFETLGVDPAVVPLVYKENALRVLGITR
- a CDS encoding VOC family protein, producing the protein MSVRTITPVGAPIWIDLASSDVERSQAFYGEVFGWTFESSGPEYGGYITASKDGRPVAGLMANDPQWNSPDGWTTYFHTTDVKATLDRALAAGAVTRGSVEPMEVKDKGVMGLMADPTGAFFGLWQPTGHRGFELVNEHGAPVYFQLSTRGYTAAQDFYCTVFGWQLETVSDTDEFRYSTALFGGEALLGLMDGTRDLPEGVPSNWFFFLGADDVDKSVQQILDHGGSVIRDAEDTPYGRLAAVADPTGAAFNLSSLQ